catacatacagacagacagacagacagacagacagacagacagacaaaatctGTTTTCTTTGCTGGGAAATATTGTTCACTCGCGTGTACATGTTTTGTCTTACTATATCCTTATTGTGTTCCCATTGTTCCACACTTTCATTGTATCCCACTATGTGTTGGTAATCAGGCTATAATGACTTTATTCCCTTGTGACATTACAGAAGTCATGGAATTGATGCCAGACGACACTGTCTTCGTAACGATCATACGTGAACCAGTTGCGCATTTCGAGTCATTATTTACGTACTACAGGATATGTAGCAGACTCGGAATTCGAGGACCAAGCAAACTTGAACAATTTTTACGTAATCCAGAGAAATATTACAAGATGCACAATAGGTTCAATTTTTACCTTCGaaataattacatgtttgaCTTGGGGTTCAGCGAGGAACAATGGAAAACCGACTCTCATGTTACTAAACTTATCGAAAGGGTGGATCAAACATTTGACTTGGTTCTTATCATGGAGTATTTCGACGAATCTTTGATATTATTGAGATACACCATGTGTTGGGACATAGACAGTCTTGTGTATTTTAGTTTCAATATTCGTAAAGAAACTTCAGTGAATACTATATCACACTGGATGCAAGGTAAAATCAGAAGGTGGAACTCAGCAGATGCCCAACTCTATTCTTACTTCAACGAAACATTTTGGAAGAAAGTAAAAGCGTTTGGTGAGCAAAGAATGGAGGAGGAATTACAGGCATTGAAAGAACGAACACGGGTGTATTGGGACACTTgtattgatgacgtcacagcaAACGGGAAAGGCGTCCCGCACATACCTGGAGTCGATATCCAAAGTTACAGCCTGAAAATTTCAGCCAAGGATAATAAAGATTGTGTTAAGATGACGAAACCAGAAAGACCCTTCACATATGAATTGGTTACTAAACTTAAAAGCCGTATCCATGATTATCATCAACATCGCATTACTGCCATTTAATGCAAAAAGTATTAGAGGGGCAGGGAAGGAGGAGTGTTCTTATTGCATTCAGTATTGGAGGGGCAGTAGAGGAGATGGGCGTTATTGTAATcagtattggggggggggggggtgtcattgAAGGAGGGGGTGTTTTTATTCCGACGAGTATTGGAGGGGCAGGGTAGAAGTGGATATTTTTATTGCATAAATTAATAGATCTAGAAGTGTTAGAGATGGCCAACCTGATTTCTGATATCGAAAAATCGgtataaattgtttttattgtagATGAGTGCATCAAATACGACAGAGGATACCACGCTTTCACCTAAGACAGACCATGTTACTACCACACCAGAAAGACTGTAATTGAGGATGACGATGTTTTTTGTTCCATCTCACATTGTAACAACAATCACACAAACAAagtacaggcactgatagcgcGCATGCGCAtggaatattacattttatctcaatgtGAACACAAATGAAATAGTTCTGTTTAAATCTTCATTGTTTTATCCAACAGTAATGTCGATGTTTTTTTCACAGTAGACATGAAATGTATTCGATACGTTTGcacgctatcagtgtctgtattttgttttatgtaattttacaACATGAAAACGTTAgttgagatgtaaaaaaaactgaattgaaactctatagacaccctggtttggtagtaaaaaacacgataccgcctaattgaaactctatagacACTCTAGTTAGTAGtacctagtctgtaagatacatacGACATGCTATGCTACGGTAATCGGCTACTGACCGACGCGTGAGGGCGCCCCTTCACGGCGTACCTCAGCTCCTGTAACTACATGTGTTACTTTGATTTGATTACTTTTCACagagggtcaaaggttaattgGTTATATTTACGATGGACAAAGAAAAAAGACTGAGAAACATGTCATCATTAATAAAACATggcaaatataaataataatgttataaaagtggcacaaactgagtttataattaCACCCAAAAACATATCAAGTCAGTTTATGCAGGTTAGGTTATGGATATTAACATTAGTATGTAAGAAATGGAAATTGCAATACATTTTTCTACTTTACAGGCGACTATATTTTCATCTCCGTCCTTTCcacttcaaatgcaaaaatgTACAGGTAAGGggaccatatgtatgtatgtatgtatgtatgtatgtatgtatgtatgtatgtatgtatgtatgtatgtatgtatgtatgtatgcatgcatgcatgcatgtatgtatgtatgtatgtatgtatgtatgtatgtatgtatgtatgcatgcatacatgcatgcatgcatgcatgtatgtatgtacgtacgtacgtacgtacgtatgtatgtatgtatgtatgtatgtatggatggatgtaaggatgtatgtatgtacgtatggatgtatgtatgtatgtatgtatgtatgtatgtatgtatgtacatctctctctctctctctctctctctctctctctctctctctctctctctctctctcgtcctGTTGCACAATAAAGGTAGTCTTCAAAATCCCAATAATTATAGAGATATCaccttatttcatttttataacatGTGGCAGAAAAAAAACAGAGTGTTGCTATATTTTCCTGTGAAAAGATATCGATCTGGGAAACAATCAATGTTTCACACAACGAGCATATTTGATTTCTTTACTCGcattaggggcgagatcaatagttcaatgtaagatttaaaaaaaaacctaaatgaccaaaattgataattggtTCAATTTTAAATCAGTATTAATATAATAGAGAGCCCTGTACATTTTTGATACGtacaataaattacgtcattgcattgtttgatatgtcatatcctaataccaggtttgaggtAAGTCAAATGTAATGATAGCAAAGgtcgatcgcacaatgtcacacaagctgaATAAGCGAACTTCGCTCGTTTAGGCGGGGGGCGGGGGGGGGTGTCTgacatcaatgcgattgctgaactttattttcacacttctaaccatattttgaaggaaaactttcactccttcaatgataacagcttatGTATTAGCTACTGAGACGTTGAgaagttgataaaaaattacTTCTAGTTCTAATGTGAGACATGGTGCTGAGTTTCTGGTACTATTTCCATGTGtttttacaatcatgtttttatattACATTGATCGTAGTGATGTGACCGCTaaagttttcatcatagtttatcatatgtaaacatttgatgtcacacttgtgaacattcgtGTAGGGGGGAGGGGAGGTTGTGCGACGTTGTGTGATCGTGGTATACACCAATAAGTAATACACTGTGAATAACTTTTaatatgtagaaaaaaataGATCCTAAAAACGCGGCTTGTGTCACTTTACTATAAAGTACGATAACCGGTCGTGTTTATCTGGTGATCTGTACGATAATTGGTCAATATTTTGAAGCACAGACGTTGGGGGACATCTCTGCAACGGCTACGGTTGCCTTTATTCTAATTTCTGTCTTGTCTGTGTTCTCAACATCGTCAGTGTAATCACATACAAATAAGATGTATGTAGTGTACACCTGCAACGTATAAATTAGCATATTACTTAATGTCTAGGGACACTCAAGAGACACAAATTGATAATGCAGCTGTTTGTCGTCTCATGTGTTTCACTCTTATACCACGTCTATGTCGAGCTAGCTCACCAAGTTCTCTTGCTGGGGGTGGACAGGATCATGATAGCATTGATGTGGCAGACTGTCATATCTACCAGGTGAAACTCGTGTCCGATAAGCATTGCGATTTGCCCAGACACTAATCATCTAGGTACGTACATGACTGATTCCCGGCAAACTTGAAGTGACATGGCGATTACAAGAGAAGGGTGGTTTGCACCAAATGTCCTCGCTTCCTACAACTGGAAGCGGCACTAATCCGTCGATTTGGTAACTGCTGCTGTTACACTGCAACCAAATAACATTTTCTCTGTACCCACATCAACAAACAATTCTGAAGCCCAGACTATATGTTGTATTCTGACTCCGGAGTAACCATGAAACGTCAAACTCTGAAGATCATGTTGGTTGGAACAATTGTTGTCGTCATATACATGCTTTATGTGTCAACACCAATGGTAATGAACAGAATGGACTCTAACAGGTGGGTTGAATTATATGtgaaaattttatttattcatctttcatatacagacaccatttcagtgcattacaTGTAACACTGTTCTCctaatggaacctgttacaagattacatacacagaaaaaaggggaaaaaaggacaaaccaggacaaaaagttacagatgcACAGTGTACTGTAAAAGATATCCACCcacattaccagactacattctgaagatgtcttttaaatatcgatgagtTCGGAGCTGAAGTATGGATAagggtagattgttccatagaacatCACCACTATCGTGAAAtgcccgtttcccatattcagttttaactgtattgatgtacattgtatatgacacCTTTACTGGCCTGACTTgtgtaatatgaatatgaatttggttggaaagattgaacatttcagAGAGGTAATCATTTGCATTGTGTTAGAACTTCAAAAATAGTATTGTTAGATTGACACCTTGAGCATAGACACACACACTATACAGGATTAATAGTACTTCTTACCACAGGGTACAGGGGGGAAATATGCAAAGATTTGCATATGTTTTGACAACTTTTACGGATGATACCAGAAATGCTGAGTGTAATTTATTTCCAAATGGTTATCTTTAACTGTTATCAGTTATTATAAccagtaagtgtacacataaAGGTGTTAATTGCTCAGCCAGACTTCGATCTTGTTTTCACCTGTCTTAAATTAAGCCGTCTAGCTTATTATAAGCAAGAGAGAcgaactttaatattagctaatattaatatttctcaaccaaaattatcagttataaccttgcgatgtacatgtaatatcaaatttagtttaaaacgtaagtaaaATTTGTCTGAATGCGACTTTTGTTCCGTCGTGTTAATCATATTTGCTCGGGGTGTGTCAGTTCGGAGCTCTGAGCTCGACGAtaaatcggaagtaagcttgccggctgctacatcgataatctacaaGATTTTTAGATAGAATAAGTTTTTTAATTTGGTCTCATTGCTAAGTACCTCTGTCTCTAAAAATCAGTGTATAAAATTGTTAAATCTGGTGCAAAAGCCGGAGACCTGCTGTTCCCCGGGATGAGGATTATAAAGAACGTATACCATTTATACTTTAAAACCTGACAAATCACGTGATTTTTGGTATGTTGAGTTTCAGTCATTTAtgtagtctgtattcagacgcagaTTATATTTTATCGAATTCCTAAAAAcccttctgaaatatgttttatttatatactagATGTGTGGAAATACCtaacctataacatacaatctaatagtcaacatgtacaatgcacatacagaacGCGAGCTACTCTCTCAGTGAGGATCCGAACAGGGGCATggggcaacaattctggtgaattccgaaaatgataatgatatacaaatattaaagGCCCAATTCAGATGAATATGTAtgagttacatttacatacttgCTATTTGGTATTGTGGGTATAAAGCCagaaatgttttttaaaaaacggCGTtgtgatacacatgtacacgtacatttTTCTAGTCTTTTTAATTTGCTTTTACTTTGGACcccaaaacatacaaaatgttggtcagaatacccttcctgtgatagtttgatgaaatatttacagacaACGATATCCCTaggaaaacaaaacagagatgcatgaaggtcaagaagacaaaaacATTCTTATCTTTTTGTGTAAAGGTTTTAAAAAACGTTAATGTTCAGTGGCTTAAACCAGAGTAGGTCGGGTTATcgaaaacacacacaaaaacatatttGACCTCATTGCCAAGTACCTCTATCTCTAACAATCAATTTATAAATCTGGCACAAAAGCTAGAGACCTGCTGTTCCCTGGGATGAGGCATTGTGAAGAATAATTTATTaagtttttctttattttttcctGTGCATAATTGGATTCAGGTTTTAGTAACATCACATTATTTTCTACTTTTATGTCTCGTTTCTCGCTTAATctacagtctagttcctgacgaacCGTATTCTGTATTCTGTATTCTGTTGGGTAACTGACTGCATCTAGGCTGCATCTAGACTGACAATTCTGAAAATGAA
The Glandiceps talaboti chromosome 23, keGlaTala1.1, whole genome shotgun sequence genome window above contains:
- the LOC144453016 gene encoding galactosylceramide sulfotransferase-like isoform X1 — encoded protein: MKHQTQKIMLVGTIVVVIYVLYVSTPMVMNRMDSNSKAPSVEDLDPMEIRDFLTMPMSEVTTVIPNTSKANCQSKKNLFLLKTHKSGSSTLQNILLRYADKHNLTLVLPKTTHQLGYPNRFNRNFAIPVPWNEYNMFCQHSRFNLPEVMELMPDDTVFVTIIREPVAHFESLFTYYRICSRLGIRGPSKLEQFLRNPEKYYKMHNRFNFYLRNNYMFDLGFSEEQWKTDSHVTKLIERVDQTFDLVLIMEYFDESLILLRYTMCWDIDSLVYFSFNIRKETSVNTISHWMQGKIRRWNSADAQLYSYFNETFWKKVKAFGEQRMEEELQALKERTRVYWDTCIDDVTANGKGVPHIPGVDIQSYSLKISAKDNKDCVKMTKPERPFTYELVTKLKSRIHDYHQHRITAI
- the LOC144453016 gene encoding galactosylceramide sulfotransferase-like isoform X2, which gives rise to MEIRDFLTMPMSEVTTVIPNTSKANCQSKKNLFLLKTHKSGSSTLQNILLRYADKHNLTLVLPKTTHQLGYPNRFNRNFAIPVPWNEYNMFCQHSRFNLPEVMELMPDDTVFVTIIREPVAHFESLFTYYRICSRLGIRGPSKLEQFLRNPEKYYKMHNRFNFYLRNNYMFDLGFSEEQWKTDSHVTKLIERVDQTFDLVLIMEYFDESLILLRYTMCWDIDSLVYFSFNIRKETSVNTISHWMQGKIRRWNSADAQLYSYFNETFWKKVKAFGEQRMEEELQALKERTRVYWDTCIDDVTANGKGVPHIPGVDIQSYSLKISAKDNKDCVKMTKPERPFTYELVTKLKSRIHDYHQHRITAI